In the genome of Xanthomonas translucens pv. cerealis, one region contains:
- the argH gene encoding argininosuccinate lyase, which yields MTNLLWQKPGVAVDAKIQAFLAGDDVILDREFFLHDIAASGAHAEGLQRIGILSADELAGLQRELAILAEDFRSGAFVLDARFEDGHSAIEARLTERLGDAGRKIHTGRSRNDQILVATRLWLKERLAQLAQLSREIAKVALDRAQAEQALPLPGYTHIQRAVVSSAGMWWAGWAEAFIDDALRAHDTLRLIDANPLGTAAGYGVNLKLDREHTTAALGFARMQVSPIYAQLSRGKFEMAALEALGSATLDLRRLAWDLSLFTSGEFGFVALPAQYTTGSSIMPNKRNPDVIELMRATHASVAAARTEIEQLLSLPSGYHRDLQSSKGAIFHGFGRGLAALELLPALLANLEWREDRLRAAIDSGMYATDVAVEAALAGVPFREAYQAAAASADSAGQGRTPEGSLAARVSPGAAADLRLAQLQSRWDALAG from the coding sequence ATGACCAATCTCCTCTGGCAAAAACCCGGCGTCGCCGTCGATGCCAAGATCCAGGCGTTCCTGGCCGGCGACGACGTGATCCTGGACCGCGAATTCTTCCTGCACGACATCGCCGCCAGCGGCGCGCATGCCGAAGGCCTGCAGCGCATCGGCATCCTCTCGGCCGACGAACTGGCCGGGCTGCAGCGCGAGCTGGCGATCCTGGCCGAGGATTTCCGCAGCGGCGCATTCGTGCTCGACGCGCGCTTCGAGGACGGCCACTCGGCGATCGAGGCGCGCCTGACCGAGCGCCTGGGCGACGCTGGCCGCAAGATCCATACCGGGCGCAGCCGCAACGACCAGATCCTGGTCGCCACCCGCCTGTGGCTGAAGGAACGGCTGGCGCAACTGGCGCAGCTGAGCCGCGAGATCGCCAAGGTCGCGCTGGACCGCGCGCAGGCCGAGCAGGCGCTGCCGCTGCCGGGCTACACCCATATCCAGCGTGCCGTAGTGTCTTCGGCCGGGATGTGGTGGGCCGGCTGGGCCGAGGCCTTCATCGACGATGCGCTCCGCGCCCACGACACACTGCGCCTGATCGACGCCAATCCGCTCGGCACCGCCGCCGGCTACGGCGTCAACCTCAAGCTCGACCGCGAGCACACCACCGCCGCGCTCGGCTTCGCGCGCATGCAGGTCTCACCGATCTACGCGCAGCTGTCGCGCGGCAAGTTCGAGATGGCCGCGCTGGAAGCGCTGGGCAGCGCCACCTTGGACCTGCGCCGGCTGGCCTGGGACCTGTCGCTGTTCACCAGCGGCGAGTTCGGCTTCGTCGCCTTGCCGGCGCAGTACACCACCGGCAGTTCGATCATGCCCAACAAGCGCAACCCGGACGTGATCGAACTGATGCGCGCCACCCACGCCAGCGTGGCCGCGGCGCGCACCGAGATCGAGCAGCTGCTGTCGCTGCCGTCCGGCTACCATCGCGACCTGCAGAGCAGCAAGGGCGCGATCTTCCACGGCTTCGGCCGCGGCCTGGCCGCGCTGGAACTGCTGCCGGCGCTGCTGGCCAACCTGGAGTGGCGCGAGGACAGGCTGCGTGCGGCGATCGACTCGGGCATGTACGCCACCGATGTGGCGGTCGAGGCGGCGCTGGCCGGCGTGCCGTTCCGCGAGGCCTACCAGGCCGCCGCCGCGTCGGCGGACAGCGCAGGGCAGGGGCGCACGCCGGAAGGCAGTCTGGCTGCGCGGGTCTCGCCCGGCGCCGCCGCCGATCTGCGTCTGGCGCAATTGCAATCGCGCTGGGACGCGCTGGCCGGCTGA
- the argC gene encoding N-acetyl-gamma-glutamyl-phosphate reductase, which yields MTSNTYSVGIVGARGHTGAELIKLVAAHPRLQLAFVSSRELAGQRVAEHSADYRGELRYENLDADAVAAKRADAVVLALPNGKAAPYVASLEAAAAETIVVDLSADYRFDPSWYYGLPELTRRRYAGQKRISNPGCYATAMQLAIAPLLDQLAGPPQCFGVSGYSGAGTTPSDKNNPELLRDNLMPYALTDHMHEREVSAQLGVPVEFMPHVASHFRGISMTVNLWLQQPLTLDAIQRRYRERYAGEPLIEVLDAAPWVSRIAGKHGVQIGGFTLAPGNKRLVVVATLDNLLKGAATQAMQNLNLALGLDELSAIPL from the coding sequence ATGACTTCGAACACCTACAGCGTCGGTATCGTCGGCGCGCGCGGCCATACCGGCGCCGAACTGATCAAGCTGGTCGCCGCGCATCCGCGGCTGCAGCTGGCCTTCGTGTCCTCGCGCGAGCTGGCCGGCCAGCGCGTGGCCGAGCACAGCGCAGATTACCGCGGCGAATTGCGCTACGAAAATCTGGACGCCGATGCGGTCGCGGCCAAGCGTGCCGATGCGGTGGTGCTGGCGCTGCCCAACGGCAAGGCCGCGCCCTACGTGGCGTCGCTGGAGGCGGCGGCTGCCGAGACCATCGTCGTCGATCTGTCGGCCGATTACCGCTTCGATCCCAGTTGGTACTACGGCCTGCCTGAACTGACCCGCCGCCGCTACGCCGGGCAGAAGCGGATCAGCAATCCCGGTTGCTACGCCACCGCGATGCAGCTGGCGATCGCACCGCTGCTCGACCAACTGGCAGGGCCGCCGCAGTGCTTCGGCGTGTCCGGCTATTCCGGCGCCGGCACCACGCCGTCGGACAAGAACAACCCCGAGCTGCTGCGCGACAACCTGATGCCGTATGCGCTGACCGACCACATGCACGAGCGCGAAGTGTCCGCGCAACTGGGCGTGCCGGTGGAGTTCATGCCGCACGTGGCTTCGCACTTCCGCGGCATCAGCATGACCGTGAACCTATGGCTGCAACAACCGCTGACGCTGGACGCGATCCAGCGCCGCTACCGCGAGCGCTACGCCGGCGAGCCGCTGATCGAGGTGCTTGACGCCGCGCCGTGGGTCAGCCGCATCGCCGGCAAGCATGGCGTGCAGATCGGCGGCTTCACCCTGGCGCCGGGCAACAAGCGCCTGGTGGTCGTGGCGACCCTGGACAACCTGCTCAAGGGTGCGGCGACGCAGGCGATGCAGAATCTGAATCTGGCGCTGGGCTTGGACGAGCTGAGCGCGATCCCGCTGTGA
- a CDS encoding GNAT family N-acetyltransferase: protein MRLDLLPALWRDVPTLQGRHASLEPLRHAHAEALRAALHGSGLERLWYTSVPAADQVDGYVAAALDAQAQGRVLPFVVRDAAGAVVGSTRCYGLDAEVPTLLIGYTWYAPRVQRSGVNTEVKRMLLQYAFETLRCISVGFETSWFNHASRAAIARLGAKQDGVLRNHKRHADGTPRDTVVFSIIDTEWAGVKRHLQFRLDSHT from the coding sequence ATGCGTCTGGACCTGTTGCCTGCGCTGTGGCGCGACGTGCCGACCCTGCAGGGCCGGCACGCCTCGCTGGAGCCGTTGCGGCATGCGCATGCCGAGGCCTTGCGCGCGGCGCTGCACGGCAGCGGCCTGGAGCGGCTGTGGTACACCAGCGTGCCGGCCGCGGATCAGGTCGATGGCTACGTGGCTGCGGCGCTGGACGCGCAGGCGCAGGGCCGGGTGCTGCCGTTCGTGGTGCGCGACGCGGCCGGCGCGGTCGTCGGCAGCACCCGCTGCTACGGCCTGGACGCCGAGGTGCCGACGCTGCTGATCGGCTACACCTGGTATGCGCCGCGCGTGCAGCGCAGCGGGGTCAATACCGAAGTCAAGCGCATGCTGCTGCAGTACGCGTTCGAAACCTTGCGCTGCATCAGCGTCGGCTTCGAAACCAGCTGGTTCAACCACGCCTCGCGCGCCGCCATCGCCCGCCTCGGCGCCAAGCAGGACGGCGTGCTGCGCAACCACAAACGCCACGCCGACGGCACCCCGCGCGACACCGTGGTGTTCTCCATCATCGATACGGAATGGGCCGGGGTGAAACGCCACTTGCAGTTCCGCCTGGACTCGCATACATGA
- a CDS encoding acetylglutamate kinase translates to MHANKQTRQTIVRLLSSMASAKEISQYLKRFSQLDAKRFAVVKVGGAVLRDDLEALTSSLSFLQEVGLTPIVLHGAGPQLDAELSAAGIEKQTVNGLRVTSPEALAIVRKVFQSSNLKLVEALQQNGARATSITGGVFEAQYLDRDTYGLVGEVKAVNLAPIEASLQAGSIPVITSLGETPSGQILNINADFAANELVQELQPYKIIFLTGTGGLLDADGKVIDSINLSTEYAHLMQQPWINGGMRVKIEQIKDLLDRLPLESSVSITRPADLAKELFTHKGSGTLVRRGEKVLRATAWRELDTQRLKSLIQSSFGRTLVPEYFDKTRLLRAYVSENYRAAVILTHEDGYTYLDKFAVLDDAQGEGLGRAVWNVMREETPQLFWRSRHNNQVNIFYYAESDGCFKQEKWKVFWYGLENFEQIQHCVAHCATRTPTLLG, encoded by the coding sequence ATGCACGCCAACAAGCAAACCCGCCAGACCATCGTCCGCCTGCTCTCGAGCATGGCCAGCGCCAAGGAGATCAGCCAGTATCTCAAGCGCTTTTCGCAGCTGGACGCCAAGCGCTTCGCCGTGGTCAAGGTCGGCGGCGCGGTGCTGCGCGACGACCTGGAGGCGCTGACCTCCTCGCTGTCGTTCCTGCAGGAAGTCGGCTTGACCCCGATCGTGCTGCACGGCGCCGGCCCGCAGCTGGACGCGGAGCTGTCCGCCGCCGGCATCGAGAAGCAGACCGTCAACGGCCTGCGGGTGACCTCGCCGGAAGCGCTGGCGATCGTGCGCAAGGTGTTCCAGTCCTCCAACCTCAAGCTGGTGGAAGCGCTGCAGCAGAACGGCGCGCGCGCCACCTCGATCACCGGCGGCGTGTTCGAGGCGCAGTATCTGGACCGCGACACCTACGGCCTGGTCGGCGAGGTCAAGGCGGTGAACCTGGCGCCGATCGAGGCCAGCCTGCAGGCCGGCTCGATCCCGGTGATCACCAGCCTGGGCGAAACCCCGAGCGGGCAGATCCTCAACATCAACGCCGATTTCGCCGCCAACGAACTGGTGCAGGAACTGCAGCCGTACAAGATCATCTTCCTCACCGGCACCGGCGGGCTGCTCGACGCGGACGGCAAGGTGATCGATTCGATCAACTTGTCCACCGAATACGCGCACCTGATGCAGCAACCGTGGATCAACGGCGGCATGCGGGTCAAGATCGAGCAGATCAAGGATCTGCTGGACCGCCTGCCGCTGGAATCGTCAGTGTCGATCACGCGCCCGGCCGATCTGGCCAAGGAACTGTTCACCCACAAGGGCTCGGGCACGCTGGTGCGGCGCGGCGAGAAGGTGCTGCGCGCCACGGCGTGGCGCGAGCTGGACACGCAGCGGCTGAAGTCGCTGATCCAATCCAGCTTCGGCCGCACCCTGGTGCCGGAGTATTTCGACAAGACCCGGCTGCTGCGCGCCTACGTCAGCGAAAACTACCGCGCCGCGGTGATCCTGACCCACGAGGACGGCTACACCTACCTGGACAAGTTCGCGGTGCTCGACGACGCGCAGGGCGAAGGCCTGGGCCGCGCGGTGTGGAACGTGATGCGCGAGGAGACCCCGCAGCTGTTCTGGCGCTCGCGCCACAACAACCAGGTCAACATCTTCTACTACGCCGAATCCGACGGCTGCTTCAAGCAGGAGAAGTGGAAGGTGTTCTGGTACGGGCTGGAGAACTTCGAGCAGATCCAGCACTGCGTGGCGCATTGCGCCACGCGCACGCCGACCTTGCTGGGCTGA